A region from the Leptospirillum ferriphilum ML-04 genome encodes:
- a CDS encoding MBL fold metallo-hydrolase, with protein sequence MQVNTALEDQYSDVLKKFRYGRKMGLRSLSEMTGISVDDLRNAEAGTYLPSDKEWALLGQALGFEGSVMQELHFSPERTPHPILPPSVLPVEESYFGYAVWTYLVLHPHDPKRGLLIDTGGIGHRLLDVLDRQGIALDAILLTHGHSDHAGDLSRLGERLPGVVFLSKSDLPLLDAPLPSSLQVREPQEVTDQLHREGWTIDVYPANGHTDGSVAYQTGGVLFVGDGIFCGSCGKPRTPDHFSDSLGTVARLLNSLPAETILVSGHGPFTTVVQERRWNPFYSATLQTESRQK encoded by the coding sequence ATGCAGGTGAACACCGCTCTGGAAGACCAATATTCGGATGTTTTGAAAAAATTTCGATACGGGAGAAAAATGGGACTCCGAAGTCTTTCGGAAATGACCGGCATCTCAGTGGATGATCTCAGAAACGCAGAGGCGGGGACTTATCTTCCGTCCGACAAGGAATGGGCACTCCTCGGTCAGGCTCTTGGATTTGAGGGTTCGGTGATGCAAGAACTTCATTTTTCTCCGGAGAGAACCCCTCATCCCATTCTTCCACCTTCTGTTCTGCCGGTGGAGGAATCTTATTTCGGCTATGCTGTCTGGACCTATCTCGTTCTCCATCCCCACGATCCGAAAAGAGGTCTTCTGATCGATACAGGCGGGATCGGACACCGTCTTCTTGATGTCCTGGATCGGCAGGGAATCGCGTTGGATGCCATCTTGCTGACGCATGGACATTCGGATCATGCCGGTGACTTGTCCCGGCTTGGAGAACGACTTCCCGGGGTTGTCTTTCTCTCGAAATCCGATCTGCCTCTTCTCGATGCCCCCCTTCCCTCGAGTCTCCAGGTACGGGAACCGCAAGAGGTGACGGATCAATTGCATCGGGAAGGATGGACCATCGACGTGTACCCCGCAAACGGGCATACCGATGGTTCCGTCGCTTACCAGACAGGAGGGGTTCTTTTTGTCGGAGACGGAATATTTTGCGGGTCTTGCGGGAAGCCGCGCACGCCGGACCATTTTTCCGATTCTCTCGGGACAGTCGCACGTCTTCTGAACTCACTTCCCGCTGAAACAATCCTCGTGTCCGGACATGGTCCTTTCACGACGGTTGTTCAGGAACGGAGATGGAATCCATTTTACAGCGCGACCCTTCAGACAGAGAGCCGGCAAAAATAA
- a CDS encoding DUF4149 domain-containing protein, whose product MVLQRLLYLIYGYVLVFLAGGTLIFTLFVTPVLFHSLGKEQAGHIVGVLFPPYFHLLFVFTLVSLLLQGSRVALKPSGGRKSLYFLGILTTMTGYLALSLGPRAMSSRAAWYAKPGDASLKATFDSLHQQSVLLNGFILAGYLGLVLFLLTEPPSTHGGKSRVP is encoded by the coding sequence ATGGTCCTTCAACGGTTACTCTATCTGATCTACGGCTATGTTCTTGTTTTCCTGGCAGGCGGAACGCTGATCTTTACCCTTTTTGTCACTCCCGTCCTTTTTCATTCCCTCGGGAAAGAACAGGCGGGGCATATCGTCGGCGTTCTCTTTCCTCCCTATTTTCATCTTCTTTTCGTCTTTACCCTCGTCTCCCTTCTTTTGCAGGGAAGCCGGGTCGCCCTCAAGCCCTCAGGAGGCCGGAAGTCTCTTTATTTTTTGGGAATCCTGACAACGATGACCGGGTACCTCGCCCTTTCTCTGGGTCCCCGGGCCATGTCGTCCAGGGCGGCCTGGTACGCCAAACCCGGCGATGCGTCCCTGAAAGCTACCTTTGACTCCCTTCATCAGCAGTCTGTCCTTCTGAACGGATTCATCCTCGCTGGGTACCTTGGATTAGTCCTGTTTCTGCTGACGGAGCCTCCGTCCACGCATGGAGGAAAGAGCCGAGTCCCGTAA
- the atpG gene encoding ATP synthase F1 subunit gamma — translation MPSLRSIRSRIKSVKNTRQITKAMEMVASAKMRKAQQRVMDTRPYAEKIYDLMHRIAYLERSFPHPYFEVRPVKTAGIVLVSTDRGLCGAINANLFRSLTRFMKERPGTNFEFVTIGRKGRDFVRRSGLPLQGVIHGVKDRGTIEEILPATQVVIEEFYTKKHWEEVWVFYTQFESIMSQKPKHEKLLPIDPQKLTEKMPAGLSGEYLFEPDRRDILEVLIPRYFETVIFQRVLENFASEYSARMVAMKNATANAKEVIYGLTLTYNKLRQANITKEISEISSGAEAISQG, via the coding sequence ATGCCGTCCCTCCGATCAATCCGTTCCAGGATCAAGTCGGTGAAAAATACCCGGCAGATCACAAAAGCAATGGAAATGGTGGCTTCCGCAAAGATGCGCAAAGCCCAGCAACGGGTGATGGATACCCGCCCGTATGCAGAAAAAATCTATGACCTCATGCATCGGATTGCGTATCTTGAAAGGTCCTTTCCACACCCCTATTTCGAGGTTCGTCCGGTGAAAACGGCGGGTATTGTTCTTGTCTCGACGGACAGAGGCCTCTGTGGAGCAATCAACGCAAATCTCTTTCGTTCGTTGACACGGTTTATGAAAGAACGCCCCGGAACAAATTTCGAGTTTGTGACCATTGGCCGCAAGGGAAGGGATTTTGTCCGCCGGTCAGGCCTTCCCCTGCAGGGTGTGATTCATGGTGTCAAGGACCGGGGAACCATCGAAGAAATCTTGCCCGCGACGCAGGTTGTCATCGAAGAGTTCTATACAAAAAAGCACTGGGAAGAGGTCTGGGTTTTTTATACCCAGTTTGAATCCATTATGTCCCAAAAACCGAAACACGAAAAACTGTTGCCGATCGATCCGCAGAAATTGACAGAAAAGATGCCGGCCGGTCTGTCGGGAGAATATTTGTTTGAGCCCGACCGTCGGGACATTCTGGAAGTGCTGATACCGCGGTATTTTGAAACGGTCATCTTTCAAAGAGTTCTTGAAAATTTTGCCAGCGAATACAGTGCGCGGATGGTAGCCATGAAAAATGCAACGGCCAACGCGAAGGAAGTGATTTACGGTCTTACGCTGACTTATAACAAGCTGAGACAGGCCAATATTACGAAGGAAATATCGGAAATTTCCTCTGGCGCGGAAGCGATCAGTCAGGGCTGA
- a CDS encoding response regulator transcription factor — MKHVLLVEDDPVISQTLVMSLPYRGYEIDSVASLSDGWKRLSEGKYDMILLDIQLPDGTGFELCRRLREKDSIVPILMVTARTDEPSAVRALSMGADDYIRKPFGLDELTARMDRMVERKPNRNAWLTYRNIRINRPERMVWVDDAELSLGRREFEILSLLVRRGGEVVTREEILDALSDQSEMYDRTIDSHLSHLRKKIREIADNRIQILPVYGVGYRLEA; from the coding sequence ATGAAGCATGTGCTGCTGGTCGAGGACGATCCGGTCATTTCCCAGACTCTTGTCATGAGCCTCCCCTACAGGGGATATGAGATTGATTCTGTCGCTTCCCTGTCTGACGGATGGAAACGCTTGTCGGAAGGAAAATACGACATGATCCTCCTGGACATCCAGCTTCCCGACGGGACCGGATTCGAACTCTGCAGGCGTCTTCGTGAAAAGGACAGCATCGTACCGATTCTGATGGTGACGGCTCGTACGGATGAGCCGTCCGCCGTTCGGGCTTTGTCCATGGGGGCGGATGATTATATCCGGAAACCCTTCGGCCTCGATGAACTGACGGCCAGAATGGACCGCATGGTGGAACGAAAGCCCAACAGAAACGCCTGGCTGACGTATCGGAACATCCGCATCAACAGGCCGGAACGGATGGTATGGGTGGACGATGCCGAACTTTCGCTGGGACGCAGAGAATTTGAAATTCTCAGCCTTTTGGTCCGACGGGGCGGGGAGGTTGTCACCAGGGAAGAGATTCTGGATGCATTGTCCGATCAGTCCGAAATGTATGACCGCACAATCGATTCCCATCTCTCTCACCTGCGAAAAAAAATACGGGAGATTGCCGATAACCGGATCCAGATCCTGCCGGTTTATGGTGTCGGCTATCGTCTGGAAGCCTAG
- the atpC gene encoding ATP synthase F1 subunit epsilon: MAFMLSLMTQERHLLSEEVDYIQAKGVEGEFGVLTGHTPFLTLLDIGELLVRNKESLYSYFVAGGVVEVLPDRVTILADTIERAEEIDGKRAEEARQNAIEALKQPISPESRLGFEQVLKREGVRLKILSRRLSARHPGSLEE, from the coding sequence ATGGCCTTCATGCTGTCATTGATGACACAGGAACGACATCTCTTATCGGAAGAGGTGGACTATATCCAGGCCAAAGGTGTGGAAGGAGAATTTGGTGTCCTGACCGGACACACTCCCTTCCTGACTCTTCTCGATATCGGAGAGTTGCTGGTGCGCAACAAAGAGTCCCTTTATTCGTATTTTGTCGCCGGAGGAGTCGTAGAAGTTCTTCCGGACAGGGTCACGATCCTGGCCGACACGATCGAACGGGCGGAAGAAATCGATGGAAAAAGAGCCGAAGAAGCCCGACAAAATGCCATTGAAGCCTTGAAGCAGCCTATTTCACCCGAATCCCGCCTGGGATTTGAACAGGTCCTGAAAAGGGAAGGTGTCCGGTTAAAAATTCTTTCCCGTCGCCTGTCGGCAAGACACCCGGGTTCACTTGAAGAATAA
- a CDS encoding F0F1 ATP synthase subunit A, with amino-acid sequence MLNGNPLEEFFLHTLFHFRFMGHDVAVTQAVISFWVIGGIALLAAMHIRVRASIVPGRFQSLVEMLYETMARVVDENIGAENREKYLPWILSLFLLVFLGNFLGLVPHAFTVTSELVVTGILAVAVYLTSLVIGFARHGMRFLSVLVPEGVPVWMMPLIVPIEIISQLARPLSLAVRLFANMTAGHTILFVLFTLTGTLAVYLKWLPFSISVVLYLLEVLVAFIQAYIFAILSAVYIGQAVKLNH; translated from the coding sequence ATGTTGAACGGGAATCCACTGGAAGAATTCTTTCTGCATACGCTTTTTCACTTCCGCTTCATGGGACATGATGTTGCAGTCACGCAGGCGGTGATCTCTTTCTGGGTCATCGGAGGTATCGCCCTTCTTGCGGCCATGCACATTCGGGTCCGGGCATCGATCGTGCCCGGACGATTCCAGAGCCTTGTCGAAATGCTGTATGAAACAATGGCGCGCGTGGTGGATGAAAACATCGGGGCTGAAAACAGGGAGAAGTATCTGCCCTGGATCCTGTCGCTGTTTCTGCTGGTCTTTCTGGGAAACTTCCTCGGGCTCGTTCCCCATGCGTTTACGGTCACTTCCGAGCTCGTTGTCACGGGGATTCTGGCAGTTGCCGTCTATCTGACAAGTCTTGTGATCGGATTTGCCCGGCACGGGATGCGTTTTTTAAGTGTTCTTGTTCCAGAGGGGGTTCCTGTCTGGATGATGCCTCTCATCGTGCCTATCGAAATTATTTCGCAGCTGGCCAGACCTTTATCACTGGCTGTCCGTCTGTTTGCAAATATGACCGCCGGGCACACAATCCTCTTTGTTCTGTTTACCCTGACCGGGACGCTTGCGGTTTATCTTAAGTGGCTACCATTTTCGATTTCCGTCGTCCTGTATCTCCTGGAGGTCCTCGTGGCCTTTATCCAGGCATATATTTTTGCCATCCTGTCCGCCGTTTATATCGGGCAGGCTGTCAAGCTTAATCATTAG
- the atpD gene encoding F0F1 ATP synthase subunit beta, giving the protein METGEIIQVIGPVVDVRFPEGSVPDIYAALIVEGNDIILETQQQIGEGVVRSIAMSTTDGLVRGMKVKNTGSPIQVPVGQSVLGRMMDVLGNPVDEAGPITAEARRSIHREPPGFEELASATEVFETGIKVVDLIAPFAKGGKTGLFGGAGVGKTVIIMELIRNIAMEHGGFSVFAGVGERTREGNDLWNEMKESKVIDKTSLVYGQMNEPPGVRLRVALTGLTQAEYFRDEERRDVLFFIDNIFRFTLAGAEVSALLGRMPSAVGYQPTLAVEMGGLQERITSTKKGSITSVQAVYVPADDLTDPAPATTFSHLDATVVLSRQIAELGIYPAVDPLDSTSRILDPMIVGEEHYGVARAVQKTLQKYKDLQDIIAILGMDELSDDDKRIVGRARRIQRFLSQPFFVAEVFTGSPGKYVSRQDTVKAFKEIVEGKHDELPEQAFYMVGTIEEALEKAEKLKAKG; this is encoded by the coding sequence ATGGAAACAGGAGAAATCATTCAGGTGATCGGACCGGTCGTGGATGTCCGCTTCCCGGAAGGAAGCGTACCGGATATCTATGCGGCCCTGATTGTTGAAGGGAATGACATCATTCTGGAAACCCAGCAGCAGATCGGGGAAGGTGTTGTCAGATCGATTGCCATGTCGACGACGGATGGTCTGGTCCGCGGAATGAAGGTCAAGAATACCGGGTCACCAATCCAGGTTCCGGTCGGACAATCTGTCCTGGGTCGGATGATGGATGTTCTTGGAAATCCGGTGGACGAAGCCGGACCAATTACGGCGGAAGCCAGACGATCCATCCACCGCGAGCCTCCCGGTTTTGAAGAGCTTGCAAGTGCAACCGAAGTCTTCGAAACGGGAATCAAGGTTGTCGATCTGATTGCTCCGTTTGCAAAGGGAGGAAAAACAGGCCTTTTCGGCGGAGCCGGAGTGGGCAAAACAGTTATCATTATGGAGCTCATCCGGAATATTGCCATGGAACACGGTGGTTTTTCCGTGTTTGCCGGCGTCGGGGAAAGAACCCGCGAGGGAAACGACCTCTGGAACGAAATGAAAGAGTCCAAAGTCATAGACAAGACCAGTCTTGTCTATGGACAGATGAATGAACCTCCGGGTGTTCGTCTGCGTGTCGCGTTGACCGGTCTGACCCAGGCGGAGTATTTCCGCGATGAAGAAAGACGGGACGTCTTGTTCTTCATCGACAATATATTCCGGTTTACTCTTGCTGGTGCGGAAGTTTCTGCTCTTCTGGGACGCATGCCATCGGCCGTCGGATATCAGCCAACCCTGGCCGTCGAAATGGGGGGGCTCCAGGAACGCATCACCTCCACCAAGAAAGGGTCGATCACGTCCGTTCAGGCTGTGTATGTCCCTGCCGATGACTTGACGGATCCCGCTCCCGCGACAACCTTTTCCCACCTGGATGCCACGGTTGTTCTGTCGCGCCAGATCGCGGAGCTTGGCATTTACCCCGCTGTCGATCCCCTCGATTCGACATCCCGTATTCTTGACCCGATGATTGTCGGGGAGGAGCATTACGGTGTGGCCCGAGCCGTTCAAAAAACGCTCCAGAAATACAAGGATCTTCAGGATATCATTGCGATTCTGGGTATGGACGAATTGTCCGATGACGACAAACGTATTGTGGGCAGGGCGCGCCGGATTCAGAGGTTCCTCTCCCAGCCCTTCTTTGTGGCGGAGGTTTTTACGGGAAGCCCTGGAAAATATGTTTCCCGGCAGGATACTGTCAAGGCATTCAAGGAAATCGTCGAAGGGAAACATGATGAATTGCCGGAACAGGCCTTCTACATGGTCGGGACGATTGAAGAAGCCTTGGAAAAAGCGGAGAAATTGAAAGCGAAAGGGTAA
- the atpH gene encoding ATP synthase F1 subunit delta has product MKIGKKGEARAKRLVEFLMERIAAEEERFSLWDRALSILESLRFNRKVRAFSLTRSIPLPEKTEFFQRVFQNNGISLPEEASGVFLSVLILEDLWDALPYCRSQLQKRFFDETGQVEVSIESAQALPEGEKKKAEQLLSEKLGNLKVRANWTINPELIAGLVIQAGTHVWDGSLKGRLNQMQGELLDRA; this is encoded by the coding sequence ATGAAGATCGGGAAAAAAGGTGAAGCAAGGGCAAAACGCCTTGTGGAGTTTCTGATGGAGCGAATCGCCGCTGAGGAAGAGCGATTTTCGCTCTGGGACAGGGCGCTTTCCATTTTGGAAAGTCTTCGTTTCAACAGAAAAGTCCGTGCGTTTTCATTGACGCGCAGCATACCACTTCCGGAAAAGACGGAATTTTTTCAGAGAGTCTTCCAGAACAATGGAATTTCTCTCCCCGAAGAAGCTTCCGGGGTTTTTCTGTCTGTGTTGATCCTGGAAGATTTGTGGGATGCTCTTCCCTACTGTCGTTCCCAGCTTCAGAAAAGATTTTTCGACGAGACCGGACAGGTGGAGGTTTCTATCGAATCGGCCCAGGCTCTTCCCGAAGGGGAAAAGAAAAAGGCTGAACAATTGCTGTCGGAAAAGCTGGGGAATTTGAAGGTCAGGGCAAACTGGACAATAAACCCGGAGTTGATTGCCGGTCTGGTCATCCAGGCCGGAACGCATGTGTGGGATGGCAGCCTGAAAGGGCGCCTGAACCAGATGCAGGGTGAACTCCTGGATCGGGCTTGA
- the atpA gene encoding F0F1 ATP synthase subunit alpha, which yields MGDEITLKSSEITNDILKNLNAFRGGVISDDRGTILEVGDGIIRIAGLEKAKAGEMLELVRGGKALVLNLEENEVGAALLEATEDVRAGDEVRTTSRVMEVPVGPELVGRVVNALGQPIDGKGDIPAKMTSPVEKVAPGVATRKAVGVPLQTGIKAIDAMIPVGRGQRELIIGDRQTGKTTIALDTILNQKGKNVICIYVAIGQKASSVVNAVNILEKNGAMEYTIVVSASASEQAALQYLAPYAGCAMGEYFRDRNQDALIVYDDLTKHAWAYRQLSLLLRRPPGREAYPGDVFYLHSRLLERAARLDENHGGGSLTALPIIETQAGDVSAFVPTNVISITDGQIYLETDLFYSGIRPAINPGISVSRVGGAAQIKAMKQVAGKLRLEMAQFRELAAFAQFASDLDKTTRDQIERGLRLTEILKQPHYSPISVEKQIAIIFAATNGFLDSIKPGSVQRYEKELSIYLDTNGTETLKAIREEKTLSEKTTDQLKTLLSNFQNIFQES from the coding sequence ATGGGGGATGAAATAACCTTGAAAAGCTCGGAAATTACCAACGATATATTGAAAAACCTGAACGCCTTCCGGGGAGGGGTGATTTCGGATGACCGGGGGACGATCCTGGAGGTGGGGGATGGAATCATTCGCATTGCCGGACTGGAAAAGGCGAAAGCAGGAGAAATGCTGGAGCTGGTCAGGGGTGGCAAGGCGCTTGTGTTAAATCTTGAAGAAAATGAGGTAGGGGCCGCTCTTCTGGAGGCAACGGAAGATGTTCGGGCAGGTGACGAAGTCCGGACAACCTCCCGCGTGATGGAGGTCCCGGTCGGTCCTGAACTGGTGGGGCGTGTTGTCAACGCACTCGGACAGCCCATTGACGGAAAAGGGGATATTCCGGCAAAAATGACCTCCCCGGTGGAAAAGGTCGCACCTGGCGTAGCCACCAGAAAAGCTGTTGGTGTTCCGCTGCAGACGGGAATCAAGGCCATTGATGCCATGATTCCTGTGGGCCGTGGACAAAGAGAATTGATCATCGGAGACAGGCAGACCGGAAAAACCACGATTGCTCTTGACACGATTCTGAACCAGAAAGGGAAGAACGTCATCTGCATTTACGTGGCTATCGGACAGAAGGCTTCCAGTGTTGTGAACGCAGTCAACATTCTGGAAAAGAACGGTGCGATGGAATATACAATCGTCGTCTCTGCATCGGCTTCGGAACAGGCTGCCCTGCAATATCTTGCTCCCTATGCCGGATGTGCGATGGGAGAATATTTTCGGGACCGCAATCAGGATGCCCTCATTGTTTACGATGATCTGACAAAACATGCCTGGGCATATCGTCAGCTCTCCCTTCTCCTTCGGAGACCACCTGGCAGGGAAGCCTATCCCGGAGACGTCTTCTACCTCCATAGCCGGTTGCTCGAACGCGCCGCCCGACTGGATGAAAATCACGGGGGAGGCTCTCTGACGGCTCTTCCCATCATTGAAACCCAGGCTGGCGACGTGTCTGCCTTCGTTCCCACAAACGTGATCTCGATCACCGACGGCCAAATCTATCTTGAAACAGACCTTTTCTATTCCGGTATCCGTCCGGCCATCAATCCGGGCATTTCTGTGTCCCGTGTCGGAGGCGCGGCTCAGATCAAGGCGATGAAACAGGTCGCCGGAAAACTTCGTCTGGAGATGGCACAGTTTCGGGAATTGGCTGCGTTCGCGCAGTTTGCATCCGATCTTGATAAAACCACCCGGGACCAGATTGAAAGAGGACTTCGTTTGACTGAAATCCTGAAGCAGCCACATTATTCTCCGATCTCTGTGGAAAAGCAGATTGCGATCATTTTTGCGGCAACCAACGGTTTTCTGGACAGCATCAAGCCAGGCAGTGTCCAGCGTTATGAAAAGGAACTTTCGATCTATCTCGATACGAATGGCACAGAAACTCTGAAGGCCATCCGGGAGGAAAAAACACTTTCCGAAAAGACAACGGACCAGCTGAAGACGCTTTTGTCGAATTTTCAAAACATTTTTCAGGAGTCTTAA
- a CDS encoding AtpZ/AtpI family protein: MNEKKENGFVFVARLGFELVVTTFTCAGIGYYVDSRLGMKYFPVFSITGLLLGGGAGFWMVYRTITKMIRSEDGDRNRDKRE, encoded by the coding sequence ATGAACGAGAAAAAAGAAAACGGATTTGTGTTCGTGGCCCGGTTGGGTTTCGAGCTGGTCGTGACGACTTTTACCTGTGCGGGTATCGGATATTATGTTGATTCTCGTCTCGGGATGAAGTATTTCCCGGTTTTCTCCATCACCGGACTCCTTTTGGGAGGGGGTGCGGGTTTCTGGATGGTATACCGGACAATTACGAAGATGATCCGATCGGAAGACGGTGACAGAAATCGAGATAAACGGGAGTAG
- the atpF gene encoding F0F1 ATP synthase subunit B: MPQFDSRFFSSLGMWTVLSFLLMLAIVWKILLPSLVKVLEERKMRVVSDLEAARKNREESASILEEQKMLLSKARAQAEEILRQAEEMGRVVREEKQKEAMLEVETRLKKAEAQIKADVDRVRNELRKETVSLVVRGIESVLEESLNETQKMMFINRAIRAVETGAVKAEPKKAG; this comes from the coding sequence ATGCCGCAGTTTGATTCCCGGTTCTTTTCTTCTCTCGGAATGTGGACAGTCCTCTCCTTTCTTTTAATGCTGGCGATTGTCTGGAAGATTCTTCTTCCCTCTCTGGTCAAGGTTCTTGAAGAGCGGAAGATGCGGGTGGTGTCCGATCTGGAGGCTGCCCGCAAGAATCGTGAGGAATCAGCCAGTATCCTTGAGGAACAGAAGATGCTTCTTTCCAAGGCAAGGGCGCAGGCAGAGGAAATTTTGCGCCAGGCCGAAGAAATGGGGAGAGTGGTGCGGGAGGAGAAGCAAAAGGAAGCTATGCTGGAAGTCGAAACCCGACTCAAGAAAGCGGAAGCTCAGATCAAGGCGGACGTTGACCGGGTCCGTAATGAGCTTCGCAAGGAGACAGTCTCTCTTGTGGTGCGGGGAATTGAGTCCGTGCTTGAAGAAAGTCTCAATGAAACCCAGAAAATGATGTTTATCAACAGGGCTATCCGGGCGGTGGAGACTGGAGCCGTTAAGGCAGAGCCGAAGAAGGCAGGATGA
- the atpE gene encoding ATP synthase F0 subunit C yields MDVHAAALIGMGAAAIGVAGSGAGIGYIFGKMIEAVARQPEVEGRVSKYMWLGFALSEAVALYALVIAFIIMGLRK; encoded by the coding sequence ATGGATGTTCATGCTGCTGCGTTAATTGGTATGGGTGCTGCCGCAATCGGTGTTGCCGGATCTGGTGCGGGGATCGGTTATATTTTCGGAAAAATGATCGAGGCGGTCGCCCGTCAGCCGGAAGTGGAAGGCCGGGTCTCCAAATACATGTGGCTGGGTTTTGCACTTTCGGAGGCAGTGGCTCTTTATGCCCTGGTGATTGCGTTTATCATCATGGGGCTCCGGAAGTAA
- a CDS encoding HAD family hydrolase encodes MKFPDKGTNRKLILWDLDGTLVDSRKDLVQATNVAVTSLGYLPVQDGHFAKMVGNGVRYLVNQALPAGVSETDREKAIRIFLDYYRDHIADRTHFFPGIPEILEKIPGTHVIVSNKREDLCRELIRRLGAERYFQDIVGGDTFSERKPDPMPVLEMLKKFGAAGNEAILIGDSIVDMESGRRAGVLTVGVQWGFGDPVENPDFLPDKIFPSVTGLGSFLHAWTEAPSAETGLIQGTQRG; translated from the coding sequence TGTGGACTCCCGAAAGGATCTCGTTCAAGCGACAAATGTCGCGGTGACTTCCCTGGGGTATCTGCCCGTTCAGGACGGTCACTTTGCGAAAATGGTTGGCAACGGTGTCCGGTATCTTGTGAACCAGGCTCTCCCCGCCGGGGTTTCAGAAACGGATCGCGAAAAAGCCATCCGGATATTTCTGGATTACTATCGGGATCATATCGCGGACCGGACGCATTTTTTCCCGGGTATCCCGGAGATCCTTGAAAAGATTCCGGGGACCCATGTCATTGTCTCCAACAAGAGAGAAGACCTCTGCCGGGAACTGATCCGTCGACTTGGCGCCGAACGGTATTTTCAGGATATTGTTGGGGGTGATACCTTTTCCGAACGGAAACCGGACCCGATGCCGGTTCTGGAAATGCTGAAGAAGTTCGGTGCAGCCGGGAATGAAGCAATTCTTATCGGGGACAGCATTGTGGATATGGAATCGGGTCGTCGGGCAGGGGTTTTGACAGTAGGAGTCCAGTGGGGATTTGGTGATCCCGTCGAAAATCCAGATTTTCTTCCGGACAAGATTTTTCCGTCGGTTACGGGACTCGGCTCTTTCCTCCATGCGTGGACGGAGGCTCCGTCAGCAGAAACAGGACTAATCCAAGGTACCCAGCGAGGATGA